From a single Lewinella sp. LCG006 genomic region:
- a CDS encoding acyl-CoA dehydrogenase → MSRNPQIKLSFSPGIRVMIPLLYAAWSDRVLTPSEVKTLQEKAAQLSFLTEEDKAQLLQWSNPRRPPARDLYKFWEISCQEAAVQLEGDAQNLIALGLMLAEENTKRPDWLSKQDELQLQQLETALGQLNVATFRNLFLPDTGIVHQEETDKASFSISELAALLDGDYAATKAKTLTILQDPTFKLRHIPVKEDHREQVLQWCKLLADQGMGALSYPEAHGGQGDMGLYAAVFETLGYHSLSLSIKFGVQFGLWGGSVLNLGTEKHHAKYLRATGTLELAGCFAMTETGHGSNVRGLETTATYDSATDELIVHSPREEAGKEYIGNALHSRVASVFAQLIVNGENHGVHAVVVPLRNEKHELLPGIRVVDNGYKLGLNGVDNGRIWFDQVRVPRENLLNRFGEITDDGQYHSPIQNPSRRFFTMLGTLVGGRVCVPRAGLSATKKALTIAIRYATERRQFAPSAMAPETPILDYPSHQRRLMPLLAKTYAVQFGLDDLANRYLHHEGEEMREIETLAAGMKSYATWFTTAAIQECREACGGKGYLAENQFAALKGDTDIFTTFEGDNTVLMQLVAKGLLTDYKQSFHEDGNMAILRMLGQRVNTAFAETNPFAIRNTDENHLRSTEFQLAAFQFRERRLLFSLAQRLRGHIKAGKSAYEAGLICQTHMLALADAFVERVTLEATAKAVNEAEGTSTYNMLRKLRSLYALHTIEKHAAWYLEQDYLAGTKSKAIRRQVDLLCGELRPEAVALVDAFGIPASLIAAPIALD, encoded by the coding sequence ATGAGCCGTAATCCCCAAATTAAATTATCTTTTTCTCCAGGCATCCGTGTAATGATCCCTCTCCTTTATGCTGCTTGGTCGGATCGAGTACTTACCCCTTCGGAAGTAAAAACACTTCAAGAAAAAGCCGCTCAACTCTCGTTTCTGACGGAAGAGGATAAAGCACAATTGTTGCAATGGAGCAATCCACGTCGACCACCAGCGCGCGACTTGTACAAATTCTGGGAAATTAGTTGCCAGGAAGCCGCCGTTCAATTGGAGGGCGATGCACAAAACCTCATCGCCTTAGGCCTTATGCTGGCCGAAGAAAACACTAAGCGCCCCGATTGGTTAAGTAAGCAAGATGAGCTTCAACTGCAACAACTTGAAACGGCTCTTGGTCAACTCAATGTAGCTACTTTCCGTAATCTCTTCTTACCTGACACTGGTATCGTTCATCAGGAAGAGACCGACAAAGCAAGCTTCTCAATCAGTGAACTCGCCGCCCTACTTGATGGTGATTATGCAGCCACCAAAGCCAAAACACTCACCATTTTACAAGATCCCACCTTTAAATTAAGGCATATCCCCGTAAAGGAAGACCATCGTGAGCAAGTCTTACAATGGTGCAAGCTATTGGCTGATCAGGGCATGGGCGCACTCTCCTACCCCGAAGCGCATGGGGGCCAGGGAGATATGGGCCTCTACGCTGCCGTTTTCGAAACCCTTGGCTATCACAGTCTCAGTTTATCCATCAAATTTGGTGTACAGTTTGGTCTGTGGGGAGGCAGTGTACTTAACCTGGGAACTGAAAAACATCACGCCAAGTACCTACGCGCCACCGGTACTCTGGAGCTAGCTGGTTGTTTTGCGATGACTGAAACGGGCCATGGTTCCAACGTGCGTGGTTTAGAGACAACTGCTACTTACGATTCGGCGACGGACGAATTGATTGTTCATAGCCCGCGAGAAGAAGCAGGTAAGGAATACATTGGAAATGCCCTTCACAGTCGGGTTGCGAGTGTTTTTGCTCAGCTCATTGTTAATGGAGAGAACCATGGTGTTCACGCGGTCGTCGTTCCTCTACGTAATGAAAAACATGAATTATTGCCGGGTATCCGCGTTGTGGACAATGGTTACAAGCTGGGACTCAATGGGGTAGATAACGGTAGAATATGGTTTGACCAAGTACGCGTGCCGCGCGAAAACCTGTTGAATCGTTTTGGAGAAATTACCGACGATGGTCAATACCATAGTCCTATCCAAAATCCTTCTCGGCGCTTCTTTACCATGCTGGGTACGCTGGTTGGTGGTCGGGTATGTGTCCCTCGTGCGGGGTTGAGTGCAACCAAAAAAGCACTGACTATTGCTATCAGGTATGCTACTGAGCGACGGCAGTTTGCCCCCTCGGCCATGGCTCCGGAGACGCCCATATTGGATTATCCCAGCCATCAACGACGATTGATGCCATTACTGGCGAAGACCTACGCGGTACAATTTGGCTTAGATGATCTAGCGAATCGTTACTTGCACCACGAGGGAGAAGAAATGCGAGAAATTGAAACATTGGCAGCAGGTATGAAATCCTACGCAACCTGGTTCACCACGGCCGCGATCCAGGAATGTCGGGAAGCCTGTGGTGGCAAAGGGTACCTTGCCGAAAATCAATTCGCTGCGCTCAAAGGTGATACCGATATTTTCACCACTTTTGAAGGTGACAATACCGTCTTGATGCAACTGGTCGCCAAAGGATTATTGACGGATTACAAGCAATCGTTCCACGAAGATGGGAACATGGCCATCTTGAGGATGCTGGGGCAAAGGGTCAATACGGCCTTTGCGGAAACCAATCCTTTTGCCATCCGGAATACCGACGAAAATCATTTGCGTAGCACCGAATTTCAACTGGCCGCCTTCCAGTTTCGCGAAAGACGACTGCTTTTCTCCCTCGCGCAACGGCTCCGCGGACACATTAAAGCAGGTAAAAGCGCCTACGAAGCTGGCCTGATTTGTCAGACCCACATGTTAGCACTTGCTGATGCTTTTGTGGAGCGCGTGACCCTGGAGGCTACCGCCAAAGCGGTAAACGAAGCCGAAGGAACTTCTACCTACAATATGCTGCGCAAATTGCGCTCGCTCTACGCCTTGCATACCATCGAAAAACATGCCGCTTGGTACCTAGAGCAGGATTACCTGGCCGGCACCAAAAGCAAAGCTATCCGCAGACAAGTCGATCTACTTTGTGGCGAACTCCGCCCTGAAGCGGTTGCACTGGTAGATGCATTCGGTATTCCAGCGTCACTCATAGCTGCGCCGATCGCCTTGGATTAA
- a CDS encoding helical backbone metal receptor → MMIKLLIDQLDRKVGLSVYPPQRIVSLVPSQTELLADLGLEEQVVGLTKFCVHPSSWRKDKTIVGGTKQLHLDRIRQLKPDLIIANQEENDREQVEMLAQEFPVWVSKVVDVPTALEMILGIGEATGTKGLAAQLAKKINTCFTQLKKFPLRSCAYLIWRKPYMASGGDTFINAMLEIAGFKNVFAHKNRYPEISLEQLAAAEPEWILLSSEPFPFREKHLVELSSVCPNAEVRLVDGELFSWYGSRLLRSADYFRTLREAE, encoded by the coding sequence ATGATGATAAAGTTGTTGATAGATCAATTAGATAGAAAGGTGGGTTTGTCAGTGTATCCGCCACAGCGCATCGTCTCCTTGGTGCCTTCGCAAACGGAACTTCTGGCCGATCTCGGCTTGGAAGAGCAAGTTGTGGGCTTGACAAAATTTTGTGTTCATCCCTCCAGCTGGCGCAAGGACAAAACCATCGTCGGTGGAACCAAGCAACTGCACCTGGATCGAATTCGACAACTAAAGCCGGACCTTATCATCGCCAATCAAGAGGAAAATGACCGGGAACAAGTAGAAATGTTAGCACAGGAGTTTCCCGTATGGGTGAGTAAAGTAGTAGATGTGCCAACGGCATTGGAAATGATACTTGGCATCGGTGAAGCCACAGGTACAAAAGGTCTGGCGGCGCAATTAGCGAAGAAAATCAATACCTGTTTTACGCAGCTGAAGAAATTTCCGTTACGTTCCTGCGCATATCTCATTTGGCGAAAGCCTTACATGGCAAGTGGGGGCGATACTTTTATCAACGCAATGCTGGAAATAGCTGGTTTTAAAAATGTTTTTGCTCATAAAAATCGCTACCCGGAAATTAGTTTGGAACAATTGGCGGCGGCTGAGCCAGAATGGATTTTGCTTTCTTCCGAACCTTTCCCTTTTCGGGAAAAACACCTGGTGGAATTGTCATCAGTGTGTCCGAATGCAGAAGTTCGTCTCGTAGATGGCGAATTGTTTTCCTGGTATGGAAGTCGATTATTGCGTTCAGCAGACTATTTCCGTACTTTGCGAGAAGCTGAATAA
- a CDS encoding histidine phosphatase family protein: MIRWTICCLFLISTVSCQTPSQPSPQSEVETTEPLTVFLVRHAEKETGDNPGLTPEGQLRARQLADLLEAVPLDAIFSTKFRRTELTADPVASAKGLPIMDYDPSDLPAFAKKLQKEYQGKTVLVVGHSNSTPTLAGLLDGTQSYPAFDESEYGNLMMVTLPAMGKHKTMCLKY, encoded by the coding sequence ATGATTCGTTGGACCATCTGTTGTTTGTTTTTAATCAGTACGGTATCTTGCCAGACGCCCTCCCAGCCTAGTCCACAATCCGAAGTGGAGACTACTGAACCCTTGACGGTATTTCTAGTACGACATGCGGAAAAAGAGACCGGTGATAACCCTGGTCTTACCCCTGAGGGGCAATTGCGAGCACGGCAGTTAGCCGATCTTTTGGAAGCAGTTCCGCTGGATGCTATCTTTAGTACAAAATTTCGCCGCACGGAACTCACGGCCGATCCTGTGGCTAGCGCAAAAGGCTTGCCTATCATGGATTATGATCCGAGTGATCTGCCCGCTTTCGCCAAAAAGTTACAAAAAGAGTACCAAGGTAAGACGGTGCTAGTGGTTGGTCATTCCAATTCAACCCCGACACTGGCAGGCTTACTAGACGGAACCCAGTCATATCCTGCCTTTGATGAATCAGAATACGGAAATCTTATGATGGTCACTTTGCCTGCGATGGGAAAACACAAGACCATGTGTTTGAAGTATTAG